The following nucleotide sequence is from Candidatus Dormiibacterota bacterium.
AGCTGCCATCGTCGATGTAAGCGCTAGCGCGTCGCGAAGGCGAAAAGTGGGTTCGGCTTGCCGGTCTCCGCGTATTGCTTGAGGCGCTCGACGATGAGGCCCCAGGTGTAGTTGATCGAGCCGAGGTCATCCTGCGAGACGGATGCCGGCCAGTCTGCGTGGCGGAATAGGACGCTGGTCTCGCCGTTTTCGGCAGGGGAGATGTCCCAGGTCACGGTCGTCCCATCCCAGTTGGGGAAGTCGGCGAGCGCCGTCCATTTGACCCGCGTTCCCGGCTTCAGCTCGTCGATTCGCATCCGCTGCGACGGCCCGCCAAAACCGAAGGTGGAAATCGAGCCAACCTTGGGCTCGCTCTG
It contains:
- a CDS encoding SRPBCC domain-containing protein; this translates as MAAPLVHQVNVKATPAQIYEAVSTAKGLGAFWTSASQSEPKVGSISTFGFGGPSQRMRIDELKPGTRVKWTALADFPNWDGTTVTWDISPAENGETSVLFRHADWPASVSQDDLGSINYTWGLIVERLKQYAETGKPNPLFAFATR